Proteins encoded by one window of Elephas maximus indicus isolate mEleMax1 chromosome 5, mEleMax1 primary haplotype, whole genome shotgun sequence:
- the KIAA0232 gene encoding uncharacterized protein KIAA0232 homolog isoform X4: MAGGNLENDIFLGWEKGAYKKWGKSKKKCSDLTLEEMKKQAAVQCLRSASDESSGIETLVEELCSRLRDLQSEQEEKIHKKLEGSPSPEAETSPTARDQVEMYYEAFPPLSEKPVCLQEIMTVWNKSKVCSHSSSSSSSTAPPASTDTSSPKDGHSESEAARERGRGAPCSAHETAPGRSWSEKESKLSGGMPEELPASYKKQARHRPEGKARPRSWSSGSSEAGSSSSGTQGEPRVPTKCVKVRHRAREARNKKGRSGQSRFPAKSGEKAERGVRTGSSSSSGGGSIKQLCKRGKRPLKEPGRRDSGGTEGKDLCVESRSDREYKEEPLWYTEPIAEYFIPSSRKSKLETTYRHRPELSALTPEAGGELSEAAHGLCVSSSTHKTYLTAGTFIDGHFVEMPAVGEAADLPGTSFCSPPEDNKYLDDIHLSELTHFYEVDIDQSMLDPGASETVRGESRILNLIRQKGSERTGFEAECCIVLDGMELQGERAIWTDPASAGGAEGLLLQAGAGNLAQFWDGCSSSSGDADAESFGGDSPIRLSPLLDGAMHNSDLLTGNHELFSDVHEGSSVNSCFSVFEVQCSDSVLPFSFETLNLGNEDTDFSGNVLGKTQSRLLIWTKNSAFEENEHCSNLSTRTCSPWSHSEETRSDNETLSVQFEESTQFSAEDINYVVPRVSSNYVDEELLDFLQGEACQQNSRTLGEIPTVLFKKKSKLESVCGIQLEHKPEGRDFETAHVCGGGSPPVDSYHSGAMKGIWTHVAGGTPVATLDTEKMDGEPFSADVNSYCCCLDAEAETEALREASKAVQRSEYRLWEGQKGGLEKRAFVPSEPAEVDGGDYTMPSRPWDAVQEKESAFILGGVYGELKTFSSEGEWAVVPPGPSRGSLLQCAASDVVTIAGTDVFMTPGNSFAPGHRQLWRPLVSFEQNDPPKSRESGWNKGFSFIFHEDLLGACGNFPVEDPGLECPFSSLGLSSPLSQVLHVECSFEPEGIASFSPGFKPKSILCSDSDGEVFHPRTCGVDRTQYRAIRISPRTHFRPISASELSPGGGSESESESEKEEVSIPIPPQVDAFQDPQADLKPLEEDAEKEGHYYGKSELESGKFLPRLKKSGMEKSAQTSLDSQEEAAGVLPAGKPSPCVGCSSSETLQIGLGSSEANCKIMAQCEEEISHFCSCKAGCQFPACEDNRVSSGELDEFPVLNADMQGTRRHQEKPTWWGKALFSPLFPASECEECYTNAKGENGLEEYPDIKDMPSDEHLLDFNRVSSVYEARCTGERLSGAQAHSFRRKVGSGTSSAADDTGSQDSGSEGGGGWAGPGEEELFSRTHL; this comes from the exons AGCTCGGGCATCGAGACTCTAGTGGAGGAGCTGTGCTCCAGGCTGAGGGACCTGCAGAGTGAGCAAG AAGAGAAGATTCACAAGAAGCTGGAGGGGTCCCCCTCCCCGGAGGCAGAAACGTCCCCCACAGCGAGGGATCAGGTGGAAAT GTACTACGAAGCATTTCCACCACTTTCTGAGAAACCAGTTTGCCTGCAAGAAATCATGACCGTGTGGAACAAGTCCAAAGTCTGTTCTCACTCTAGCTCTTCTTCATCATCCACAGCCCCACCAGCCAGCACAGACACGTCCTCTCCCAAGGATGGCCACAGTGAGAGTGAGGCCGCCAGGGAAAGGGGCAGGGGAGCACCCTGCAGCGCACATGAGACGGCCCCAGGCAGGAGTTGGAGCGAGAAGGAGAGCAAGCTCAGCGGCGGCATGCCTGAAGAGCTGCCCGCATCCTACAAGAAGCAGGCCCGGCACAGGCCAGAGGGGAAGGCCCGCCCTCGCTCCTGGTCTTCGGGCTCCAGTGAGGCTGGCTCAAGCTCCAGTGGCACCCAGGGAGAGCCGAGGGTGCCCACCAAGTGTGTCAAAGTGAGGCACAGGGCACGGGAGGCACGAAACAAGAAGGGACGCAGCGGGCAGAGCCGGTTTCCGGCAAAGAGTGGCGAGAAGGCAGAGAGAGGCGTCCGCActgggagcagcagcagcagcggtggGGGTTCCATCAAGCAGCTGTGCAAACGGGGGAAGAGGCCGCTCAAGGAGCCGGGGAGGAGAGACTCTGGTGGCACAGAAGGAAAGGACCTGTGTGTGGAGAGCAGGAGTGACAGGGAGTACAAAGAGGAGCCACTGTGGTATACCGAGCCCATTGCCGAGTACTTCATTCCCTCGAGCAGAAAGAGCAAGCTGGAGACCACGTACCGCCACAGGCCGGAGCTGAGTGCGCTGACGCCGGAAGCCGGCGGGGAGCTGTCAGAAGCAGCGCATGGCCTGTGTGTCAGCAGCAGCACCCACAAAACATACCTCACGGCAGGCACCTTCATCGATGGTCATTTTGTAGAAATGCCTGCAGTTGGTGAGGCTGCTGACCTCCCTGGGACCTCGTTCTGTTCTCCGCCGGAGGACAACAAATACCTGGATGACATTCATCTGTCAGAACTCACACACTTCTATGAAGTGGATATCGATCAATCCATGTTGGATCCTGGTGCCTCAGAAACAGTGCGAGGAGAAAGTCGGATCTTGAACTTGATTCGGCAGAAAGGCAGTGAGAGGACGGGTTTTGAGGCAGAATGTTGCATAGTGTTAGATGGGATGGAGTTGCAAGGGGAGCGTGCAATATGGACAGACCCCGCCAGCGCGGGGGGTGCCGAGGGCCTGCTGCTGCAGGCAGGCGCTGGGAACCTGGCTCAGTTCTGGGACGGCTGCTCGTCCAGCTCTGGCGACGCCGACGCCGAGAGCTTCGGGGGAGACTCTCCCATCCGGCTCTCCCCGCTCTTGGATGGCGCGATGCATAACTCAGACTTGCTGACCGGCAATCACGAGCTCTTCTCAGACGTTCATGAAGGATCTAGTGTCAACTCCTGTTTTTCAGTGTTTGAAGTGCAATGCAGTGATTCTGTTCTACCCTTTTCTTTTGAAACACTCAACTTGGGAAACGAAGATACAGATTTTAGCGGTAATGTGCTTGGGAAAACACAATCTAGATTGCTAATATGGACCAAAAATAGTGCCTTTGAAGAAAACGAACACTGTTCCAATCTTTCAACGAGAACGTGTAGTCCCTGGTCCCATTCAGAAGAGACACGTTCAGACAATGAGACGCTAAGTGTCCAGTTTGAAGAGTCCACGCAGTTTAGTGCAGAGGATATTAATTATGTCGTCCCTAGAGTCTCGTCAAATTACGTAGATGAAGAACTCCTAGATTTTTTGCAAGGTGAAGCTTGCCAGCAAAACAGTAGAACTTTGGGAGAAATTCCTACAGTACTTTTCAAAAAGAAATCTAAATTAGAATCTGTCTGCGGAATTCAGTTAGAACACAAACCGGAAGGCAGAGACTTTGAGACTGCACATGTGTGTGGCGGAGGCAGCCCACCTGTGGACAGCTACCACTCAGGGGCCATGAAGGGTATCTGGACACATGTGGCGGGGGGAACCCCAGTGGCCACGCTGGACACAGAAAAGATGGACGGTGAGCCGTTCTCTGCAGACGTAAATAGCTACTGCTGCTGTCTGGACGCTGAGGCAGAAACAGAAGCCCTCCGGGAAGCCAGCAAGGCCGTGCAGAGGTCGGAGTACCGTCTGTGGGAGGGGCAGAAGGGGGGCCTGGAGAAACGCGCGTTTGTCCCCAGCGAGCCAGCAGAGGTGGACGGGGGTGACTACACAATGCCCTCGAGGCCATGGGATGCGGTCCAGGAGAAGGAGAGTGCCTTCATCCTGGGGGGCGTCTATGGGGAGCTCAAGACCTTCAGCAGTGAGGGGGAGTGGGCCGTGGTGCCGCCTGGCCCCTCCAGGGGCAGCCTGCTGCAGTGTGCCGCCTCTGATGTTGTGACCATTGCCGGCACTGATGTCTTCATGACGCCCGGAAACAGCTTTGCTCCAGGCCACAGGCAGCTGTGGAGGCCCTTGGTGTCCTTTGAACAGAACGACCCTCCCAAGAGCAGGGAGAGTGGGTGGAATAAGGGGTTTTCTTTCATCTTCCATGAAGACTTGCTGGGTGCGTGTGGCAACTTTCCAGTTGAGGACCCTGGGCTGGAGTGTCCATTCTCCTCCTTGGGCCTGAGCAGTCCGCTCTCACAGGTCCTCCACGTCGAGTGCTCCTTTGAGCCCGAAGGGATTGCCTCGTTCAGCCCTGGTTTTAAGCCCAAGTCCATCCTCTGCTCCGACTCGGACGGCGAGGTGTTCCACCCCAGGACGTGCGGCGTCGACAGGACTCAGTACAGGGCCATCCGCATCTCTCCCCGGACCCACTTTCGCCCCATATCAGCATCTGAGCTGTCCCCGGGAGGGGGGAGTGAGTCCGAGTCTGAGTCTGAGAAAGAGGAAGTGAGTATCCCCATCCCTCCTCAGGTGGACGCCTTCCAGGACCCACAGGCGGACCTCAAGCCTCTTGAAGAAGATGCAGAGAAAGAAGGCCATTACTACGGGAAGTCGGAGCTCGAGTCCGGAAAATTCCTCCCCAGGCTAAAAAAGTCCGGGATGGAGAAGAGTGCACAGACATCCCTGGATTCCCAGGAAGAGGCAGCCGGTGTCCTGCCAGCAGGAAAACCGAGTCCATGTGTGGGGTGCAGCTCAAGCGAGACCCTGCAGATAGGCTTAGGAAGCTCAGAAGCAAATTGCAAAATAATGGCACAGTGCGAAGAAGAAATTAGTCATTTTTGCAGTTGTAAAGCAGGTTGTCAGTTTCCTGCTTGTGAAGATAATCGGGTGTCTTCAGGGGAGCTGGACGAG TTTCCTGTGTTGAACGCGGACATGCAGGGAACGAGGAGACATCAGGAGAAGCCGACCTGGTGGGGAAAAGCCctgttctctcctctctttcctgcGTCCGAGTGTGAAG AGTGTTACACGAATGCCAAGGGAGAGAACGGTCTAGAAGAATACCCAGATATTAAAGACATGCCCAGCGACGAGCACCTGCTGGACTTCAATAGG GTGTCCTCAGTGTACGAAGCCAGGTGCACCGGGGAGAGGCTCTCGGGAGCACAGGCACACAGCTTCCGCAGAAAGGTGGGCTCCGGCACCAGCTCGGCCGCGGACGACACCGGCTCCCAGGACAGCGGCTCGGAGGGCGGGGGCGGATGGGCGGGCCCCGGCGAAGAGGAGCTCTTTTCTCGAACTCATCTCTGA
- the KIAA0232 gene encoding uncharacterized protein KIAA0232 homolog isoform X5 — MKKQAAVQCLRSASDESSGIETLVEELCSRLRDLQSEQEEKIHKKLEGSPSPEAETSPTARDQVEMYYEAFPPLSEKPVCLQEIMTVWNKSKVCSHSSSSSSSTAPPASTDTSSPKDGHSESEAARERGRGAPCSAHETAPGRSWSEKESKLSGGMPEELPASYKKQARHRPEGKARPRSWSSGSSEAGSSSSGTQGEPRVPTKCVKVRHRAREARNKKGRSGQSRFPAKSGEKAERGVRTGSSSSSGGGSIKQLCKRGKRPLKEPGRRDSGGTEGKDLCVESRSDREYKEEPLWYTEPIAEYFIPSSRKSKLETTYRHRPELSALTPEAGGELSEAAHGLCVSSSTHKTYLTAGTFIDGHFVEMPAVGEAADLPGTSFCSPPEDNKYLDDIHLSELTHFYEVDIDQSMLDPGASETVRGESRILNLIRQKGSERTGFEAECCIVLDGMELQGERAIWTDPASAGGAEGLLLQAGAGNLAQFWDGCSSSSGDADAESFGGDSPIRLSPLLDGAMHNSDLLTGNHELFSDVHEGSSVNSCFSVFEVQCSDSVLPFSFETLNLGNEDTDFSGNVLGKTQSRLLIWTKNSAFEENEHCSNLSTRTCSPWSHSEETRSDNETLSVQFEESTQFSAEDINYVVPRVSSNYVDEELLDFLQGEACQQNSRTLGEIPTVLFKKKSKLESVCGIQLEHKPEGRDFETAHVCGGGSPPVDSYHSGAMKGIWTHVAGGTPVATLDTEKMDGEPFSADVNSYCCCLDAEAETEALREASKAVQRSEYRLWEGQKGGLEKRAFVPSEPAEVDGGDYTMPSRPWDAVQEKESAFILGGVYGELKTFSSEGEWAVVPPGPSRGSLLQCAASDVVTIAGTDVFMTPGNSFAPGHRQLWRPLVSFEQNDPPKSRESGWNKGFSFIFHEDLLGACGNFPVEDPGLECPFSSLGLSSPLSQVLHVECSFEPEGIASFSPGFKPKSILCSDSDGEVFHPRTCGVDRTQYRAIRISPRTHFRPISASELSPGGGSESESESEKEEVSIPIPPQVDAFQDPQADLKPLEEDAEKEGHYYGKSELESGKFLPRLKKSGMEKSAQTSLDSQEEAAGVLPAGKPSPCVGCSSSETLQIGLGSSEANCKIMAQCEEEISHFCSCKAGCQFPACEDNRVSSGELDEFPVLNADMQGTRRHQEKPTWWGKALFSPLFPASECEECYTNAKGENGLEEYPDIKDMPSDEHLLDFNRVSSVYEARCTGERLSGAQAHSFRRKVGSGTSSAADDTGSQDSGSEGGGGWAGPGEEELFSRTHL; from the exons AGCTCGGGCATCGAGACTCTAGTGGAGGAGCTGTGCTCCAGGCTGAGGGACCTGCAGAGTGAGCAAG AAGAGAAGATTCACAAGAAGCTGGAGGGGTCCCCCTCCCCGGAGGCAGAAACGTCCCCCACAGCGAGGGATCAGGTGGAAAT GTACTACGAAGCATTTCCACCACTTTCTGAGAAACCAGTTTGCCTGCAAGAAATCATGACCGTGTGGAACAAGTCCAAAGTCTGTTCTCACTCTAGCTCTTCTTCATCATCCACAGCCCCACCAGCCAGCACAGACACGTCCTCTCCCAAGGATGGCCACAGTGAGAGTGAGGCCGCCAGGGAAAGGGGCAGGGGAGCACCCTGCAGCGCACATGAGACGGCCCCAGGCAGGAGTTGGAGCGAGAAGGAGAGCAAGCTCAGCGGCGGCATGCCTGAAGAGCTGCCCGCATCCTACAAGAAGCAGGCCCGGCACAGGCCAGAGGGGAAGGCCCGCCCTCGCTCCTGGTCTTCGGGCTCCAGTGAGGCTGGCTCAAGCTCCAGTGGCACCCAGGGAGAGCCGAGGGTGCCCACCAAGTGTGTCAAAGTGAGGCACAGGGCACGGGAGGCACGAAACAAGAAGGGACGCAGCGGGCAGAGCCGGTTTCCGGCAAAGAGTGGCGAGAAGGCAGAGAGAGGCGTCCGCActgggagcagcagcagcagcggtggGGGTTCCATCAAGCAGCTGTGCAAACGGGGGAAGAGGCCGCTCAAGGAGCCGGGGAGGAGAGACTCTGGTGGCACAGAAGGAAAGGACCTGTGTGTGGAGAGCAGGAGTGACAGGGAGTACAAAGAGGAGCCACTGTGGTATACCGAGCCCATTGCCGAGTACTTCATTCCCTCGAGCAGAAAGAGCAAGCTGGAGACCACGTACCGCCACAGGCCGGAGCTGAGTGCGCTGACGCCGGAAGCCGGCGGGGAGCTGTCAGAAGCAGCGCATGGCCTGTGTGTCAGCAGCAGCACCCACAAAACATACCTCACGGCAGGCACCTTCATCGATGGTCATTTTGTAGAAATGCCTGCAGTTGGTGAGGCTGCTGACCTCCCTGGGACCTCGTTCTGTTCTCCGCCGGAGGACAACAAATACCTGGATGACATTCATCTGTCAGAACTCACACACTTCTATGAAGTGGATATCGATCAATCCATGTTGGATCCTGGTGCCTCAGAAACAGTGCGAGGAGAAAGTCGGATCTTGAACTTGATTCGGCAGAAAGGCAGTGAGAGGACGGGTTTTGAGGCAGAATGTTGCATAGTGTTAGATGGGATGGAGTTGCAAGGGGAGCGTGCAATATGGACAGACCCCGCCAGCGCGGGGGGTGCCGAGGGCCTGCTGCTGCAGGCAGGCGCTGGGAACCTGGCTCAGTTCTGGGACGGCTGCTCGTCCAGCTCTGGCGACGCCGACGCCGAGAGCTTCGGGGGAGACTCTCCCATCCGGCTCTCCCCGCTCTTGGATGGCGCGATGCATAACTCAGACTTGCTGACCGGCAATCACGAGCTCTTCTCAGACGTTCATGAAGGATCTAGTGTCAACTCCTGTTTTTCAGTGTTTGAAGTGCAATGCAGTGATTCTGTTCTACCCTTTTCTTTTGAAACACTCAACTTGGGAAACGAAGATACAGATTTTAGCGGTAATGTGCTTGGGAAAACACAATCTAGATTGCTAATATGGACCAAAAATAGTGCCTTTGAAGAAAACGAACACTGTTCCAATCTTTCAACGAGAACGTGTAGTCCCTGGTCCCATTCAGAAGAGACACGTTCAGACAATGAGACGCTAAGTGTCCAGTTTGAAGAGTCCACGCAGTTTAGTGCAGAGGATATTAATTATGTCGTCCCTAGAGTCTCGTCAAATTACGTAGATGAAGAACTCCTAGATTTTTTGCAAGGTGAAGCTTGCCAGCAAAACAGTAGAACTTTGGGAGAAATTCCTACAGTACTTTTCAAAAAGAAATCTAAATTAGAATCTGTCTGCGGAATTCAGTTAGAACACAAACCGGAAGGCAGAGACTTTGAGACTGCACATGTGTGTGGCGGAGGCAGCCCACCTGTGGACAGCTACCACTCAGGGGCCATGAAGGGTATCTGGACACATGTGGCGGGGGGAACCCCAGTGGCCACGCTGGACACAGAAAAGATGGACGGTGAGCCGTTCTCTGCAGACGTAAATAGCTACTGCTGCTGTCTGGACGCTGAGGCAGAAACAGAAGCCCTCCGGGAAGCCAGCAAGGCCGTGCAGAGGTCGGAGTACCGTCTGTGGGAGGGGCAGAAGGGGGGCCTGGAGAAACGCGCGTTTGTCCCCAGCGAGCCAGCAGAGGTGGACGGGGGTGACTACACAATGCCCTCGAGGCCATGGGATGCGGTCCAGGAGAAGGAGAGTGCCTTCATCCTGGGGGGCGTCTATGGGGAGCTCAAGACCTTCAGCAGTGAGGGGGAGTGGGCCGTGGTGCCGCCTGGCCCCTCCAGGGGCAGCCTGCTGCAGTGTGCCGCCTCTGATGTTGTGACCATTGCCGGCACTGATGTCTTCATGACGCCCGGAAACAGCTTTGCTCCAGGCCACAGGCAGCTGTGGAGGCCCTTGGTGTCCTTTGAACAGAACGACCCTCCCAAGAGCAGGGAGAGTGGGTGGAATAAGGGGTTTTCTTTCATCTTCCATGAAGACTTGCTGGGTGCGTGTGGCAACTTTCCAGTTGAGGACCCTGGGCTGGAGTGTCCATTCTCCTCCTTGGGCCTGAGCAGTCCGCTCTCACAGGTCCTCCACGTCGAGTGCTCCTTTGAGCCCGAAGGGATTGCCTCGTTCAGCCCTGGTTTTAAGCCCAAGTCCATCCTCTGCTCCGACTCGGACGGCGAGGTGTTCCACCCCAGGACGTGCGGCGTCGACAGGACTCAGTACAGGGCCATCCGCATCTCTCCCCGGACCCACTTTCGCCCCATATCAGCATCTGAGCTGTCCCCGGGAGGGGGGAGTGAGTCCGAGTCTGAGTCTGAGAAAGAGGAAGTGAGTATCCCCATCCCTCCTCAGGTGGACGCCTTCCAGGACCCACAGGCGGACCTCAAGCCTCTTGAAGAAGATGCAGAGAAAGAAGGCCATTACTACGGGAAGTCGGAGCTCGAGTCCGGAAAATTCCTCCCCAGGCTAAAAAAGTCCGGGATGGAGAAGAGTGCACAGACATCCCTGGATTCCCAGGAAGAGGCAGCCGGTGTCCTGCCAGCAGGAAAACCGAGTCCATGTGTGGGGTGCAGCTCAAGCGAGACCCTGCAGATAGGCTTAGGAAGCTCAGAAGCAAATTGCAAAATAATGGCACAGTGCGAAGAAGAAATTAGTCATTTTTGCAGTTGTAAAGCAGGTTGTCAGTTTCCTGCTTGTGAAGATAATCGGGTGTCTTCAGGGGAGCTGGACGAG TTTCCTGTGTTGAACGCGGACATGCAGGGAACGAGGAGACATCAGGAGAAGCCGACCTGGTGGGGAAAAGCCctgttctctcctctctttcctgcGTCCGAGTGTGAAG AGTGTTACACGAATGCCAAGGGAGAGAACGGTCTAGAAGAATACCCAGATATTAAAGACATGCCCAGCGACGAGCACCTGCTGGACTTCAATAGG GTGTCCTCAGTGTACGAAGCCAGGTGCACCGGGGAGAGGCTCTCGGGAGCACAGGCACACAGCTTCCGCAGAAAGGTGGGCTCCGGCACCAGCTCGGCCGCGGACGACACCGGCTCCCAGGACAGCGGCTCGGAGGGCGGGGGCGGATGGGCGGGCCCCGGCGAAGAGGAGCTCTTTTCTCGAACTCATCTCTGA